Proteins co-encoded in one Nyctibius grandis isolate bNycGra1 chromosome 14, bNycGra1.pri, whole genome shotgun sequence genomic window:
- the ZCCHC8 gene encoding zinc finger CCHC domain-containing protein 8 isoform X4 yields MKDCPKPRNAARISEKRKEFMEACGEASNQNYQQRYHAEEVEERFGKFKPGVISGELQDALGVTDKSLPPFIYRMRQLGYPPGWLKEAEMEHSGLALYDGRGDDGTEDEGTREPKRITYDVSKLINYPGFNISTPSGIPDEWQVFGSIPMQPSQQKDVFANYLSNFHAPSPKSGTKRAASQSSSHHSKRPKEDNVEVPATDMDLDSDLEVSQRSQTPSSFQFQPPLPPGRPSMSTPPPLPGGTPPLNLTSTQPSIPTRSPRTTPPLNPSSDVPQPKIVDSIMDEDTLTLEELEEQQRLIWAALEQAESTNSDSDIPVDTPLTGNSVTSSPSRNEVDLVAEVRSSDKVITVETRFSDISEQIAENERSVTSPNPGDSLLNLKENPDKTDSEGLLDNTMPAPNCEVNNGENTGGNKVVTSIESSAKNSSLVPDMSKFAAGITPFEFENMAESTGVYLRIRSVLKNSPRNQQKKKTSP; encoded by the exons ATGAAAGACTGTCCAAAG CCACGAAATGCAGCTCGTATAAGCGAGAAGAGAAAGGAGTTTATGGAAGCTTGTGGTGAAGCGAGCAATCAGAATTATCAGCAGCGTTACCATGCAGAAGAAGTAGAAGAGAGGTTTGGAAAATTTAAACCAGGAGTAATTAg TGGGGAACTTCAGGATGCACTTGGTGTCACAGATAAGAGCCTTCCTCCGTTTATATATCGCATGCGTCAGCTGGGTTATCCTCCAGGTTGGCTcaaggaggctgaaatggagcaCTCGGGTCTTGCGCTTTATGATGGAAGAG GTGATGATGGAACAGAAGATGAAGGAACTCGTGAACCAAAACGCATCACTTACGATGTCTCTAAGTTGATAAACTATCCAGGCTTTAATATATCTACGCCAAGTGGGATCCCAGAT GAATGGCAGGTATTTGGTTCCATCCCCATGCAGCCATCTCAGCAGAAGGATGTTTTTGCTAACTACCTTTCTAATTTTCATGCG CCAAGTCCAAAATCTGGCACTAAAAGGGCTGCATCTCAGTCAAGCTCTCATCATTCAAAACGACCAAAAGAAGATAATGTGGAGGTACCAGCAACTGACATGGACCTAGATTCTG ATCTGGAAGTGTCACAAAGATCTCAAACTCCTAGCAGTTTTCAGTTCCAACCTCCGCTGCCGCCTGGACGTCCATCGATGTCAACTCCTCCTCCTTTACCAGGAGGAACACCTCCACTAAATCTTACATCAACTCAACCTTCAATACCCACCCGCTCTCCTAGGACTACTCCACCGTTGAATCCTTCCAGTGATGTTCCTCAGCCAAAAATAGTGGACTCAATCATGGATGAGGATACTCTGACCTTGGAAGAGCTAGAGGAACAGCAGCGATTAATCTGGGCAGCACTAGAGCAGGCAGAAAGCACAAACAGTGACTCTGATATTCCTGTTGATACACCTTTAACTGGAAATTCTGTTACATCATCACCATCTAGGAACGAAGTAGATCTTGTTGCAGAAGTAAGATCATCTGATAAGGTGATTACAGTGGAAACTAGGTTTTCCGACATCAGTGAACAGATAGCAGAAAATGAACGTTCTGTAACAAGTCCTAATCCAGGAGATAGTTTACTTAACTTGAAGGAAAATCCCGATAAAACAGATTCTGAAGGCTTGCTGGATAACACCATGCCTGCTCCCAACTGTGAGGTTAACAATGGAGAAAATACAGGTGGTAATAAAGTGGTCACAAGCATTGAATCATCTGCAAAAAACTCCAGTCTTGTTCCTGATATGAGCAAGTTTGCTGCAGGCATAACACCATTTGAATTTGAAAATATGGCAGAATCAACAGGTGTTTATCTACGGATAAGAAGCGTGTTAAAAAATTCTCCAAGAaaccagcaaaagaaaaagacttcaCCTTAA
- the ZCCHC8 gene encoding zinc finger CCHC domain-containing protein 8 isoform X3, which translates to MKSRREVNKKKRTSMLSHRPKPHCFNCGSEDHQMKDCPKPRNAARISEKRKEFMEACGEASNQNYQQRYHAEEVEERFGKFKPGVISGELQDALGVTDKSLPPFIYRMRQLGYPPGWLKEAEMEHSGLALYDGRGDDGTEDEGTREPKRITYDVSKLINYPGFNISTPSGIPDEWQVFGSIPMQPSQQKDVFANYLSNFHAPSPKSGTKRAASQSSSHHSKRPKEDNVEVPATDMDLDSDLEVSQRSQTPSSFQFQPPLPPGRPSMSTPPPLPGGTPPLNLTSTQPSIPTRSPRTTPPLNPSSDVPQPKIVDSIMDEDTLTLEELEEQQRLIWAALEQAESTNSDSDIPVDTPLTGNSVTSSPSRNEVDLVAEVRSSDKVITVETRFSDISEQIAENERSVTSPNPGDSLLNLKENPDKTDSEGLLDNTMPAPNCEVNNGENTGGNKVVTSIESSAKNSSLVPDMSKFAAGITPFEFENMAESTGVYLRIRSVLKNSPRNQQKKKTSP; encoded by the exons AtgaagagcagaagagaggTGAACAAGAAAAAGCGCACTTCAATGTTAAGCCACAG GCCAAAACCGCATTGTTTTAACTGTGGTTCTGAAGACCATCAAATGAAAGACTGTCCAAAG CCACGAAATGCAGCTCGTATAAGCGAGAAGAGAAAGGAGTTTATGGAAGCTTGTGGTGAAGCGAGCAATCAGAATTATCAGCAGCGTTACCATGCAGAAGAAGTAGAAGAGAGGTTTGGAAAATTTAAACCAGGAGTAATTAg TGGGGAACTTCAGGATGCACTTGGTGTCACAGATAAGAGCCTTCCTCCGTTTATATATCGCATGCGTCAGCTGGGTTATCCTCCAGGTTGGCTcaaggaggctgaaatggagcaCTCGGGTCTTGCGCTTTATGATGGAAGAG GTGATGATGGAACAGAAGATGAAGGAACTCGTGAACCAAAACGCATCACTTACGATGTCTCTAAGTTGATAAACTATCCAGGCTTTAATATATCTACGCCAAGTGGGATCCCAGAT GAATGGCAGGTATTTGGTTCCATCCCCATGCAGCCATCTCAGCAGAAGGATGTTTTTGCTAACTACCTTTCTAATTTTCATGCG CCAAGTCCAAAATCTGGCACTAAAAGGGCTGCATCTCAGTCAAGCTCTCATCATTCAAAACGACCAAAAGAAGATAATGTGGAGGTACCAGCAACTGACATGGACCTAGATTCTG ATCTGGAAGTGTCACAAAGATCTCAAACTCCTAGCAGTTTTCAGTTCCAACCTCCGCTGCCGCCTGGACGTCCATCGATGTCAACTCCTCCTCCTTTACCAGGAGGAACACCTCCACTAAATCTTACATCAACTCAACCTTCAATACCCACCCGCTCTCCTAGGACTACTCCACCGTTGAATCCTTCCAGTGATGTTCCTCAGCCAAAAATAGTGGACTCAATCATGGATGAGGATACTCTGACCTTGGAAGAGCTAGAGGAACAGCAGCGATTAATCTGGGCAGCACTAGAGCAGGCAGAAAGCACAAACAGTGACTCTGATATTCCTGTTGATACACCTTTAACTGGAAATTCTGTTACATCATCACCATCTAGGAACGAAGTAGATCTTGTTGCAGAAGTAAGATCATCTGATAAGGTGATTACAGTGGAAACTAGGTTTTCCGACATCAGTGAACAGATAGCAGAAAATGAACGTTCTGTAACAAGTCCTAATCCAGGAGATAGTTTACTTAACTTGAAGGAAAATCCCGATAAAACAGATTCTGAAGGCTTGCTGGATAACACCATGCCTGCTCCCAACTGTGAGGTTAACAATGGAGAAAATACAGGTGGTAATAAAGTGGTCACAAGCATTGAATCATCTGCAAAAAACTCCAGTCTTGTTCCTGATATGAGCAAGTTTGCTGCAGGCATAACACCATTTGAATTTGAAAATATGGCAGAATCAACAGGTGTTTATCTACGGATAAGAAGCGTGTTAAAAAATTCTCCAAGAaaccagcaaaagaaaaagacttcaCCTTAA
- the ZCCHC8 gene encoding zinc finger CCHC domain-containing protein 8 isoform X2, producing MKSRREVNKKKRTSMLSHSPPVSFWKRTVKHQARILLKKLKKLLVPKPHCFNCGSEDHQMKDCPKPRNAARISEKRKEFMEACGEASNQNYQQRYHAEEVEERFGKFKPGVISGELQDALGVTDKSLPPFIYRMRQLGYPPGWLKEAEMEHSGLALYDGRGDDGTEDEGTREPKRITYDVSKLINYPGFNISTPSGIPDEWQVFGSIPMQPSQQKDVFANYLSNFHAPSPKSGTKRAASQSSSHHSKRPKEDNVEVPATDMDLDSDLEVSQRSQTPSSFQFQPPLPPGRPSMSTPPPLPGGTPPLNLTSTQPSIPTRSPRTTPPLNPSSDVPQPKIVDSIMDEDTLTLEELEEQQRLIWAALEQAESTNSDSDIPVDTPLTGNSVTSSPSRNEVDLVAEVRSSDKVITVETRFSDISEQIAENERSVTSPNPGDSLLNLKENPDKTDSEGLLDNTMPAPNCEVNNGENTGGNKVVTSIESSAKNSSLVPDMSKFAAGITPFEFENMAESTGVYLRIRSVLKNSPRNQQKKKTSP from the exons AtgaagagcagaagagaggTGAACAAGAAAAAGCGCACTTCAATGTTAAGCCACAG CCCTCCAGTATCCTTTTGGAAGAGGACTGTAAAACATCAAGCTcgaattctgttaaaaaaattaaagaagctTTTAGT GCCAAAACCGCATTGTTTTAACTGTGGTTCTGAAGACCATCAAATGAAAGACTGTCCAAAG CCACGAAATGCAGCTCGTATAAGCGAGAAGAGAAAGGAGTTTATGGAAGCTTGTGGTGAAGCGAGCAATCAGAATTATCAGCAGCGTTACCATGCAGAAGAAGTAGAAGAGAGGTTTGGAAAATTTAAACCAGGAGTAATTAg TGGGGAACTTCAGGATGCACTTGGTGTCACAGATAAGAGCCTTCCTCCGTTTATATATCGCATGCGTCAGCTGGGTTATCCTCCAGGTTGGCTcaaggaggctgaaatggagcaCTCGGGTCTTGCGCTTTATGATGGAAGAG GTGATGATGGAACAGAAGATGAAGGAACTCGTGAACCAAAACGCATCACTTACGATGTCTCTAAGTTGATAAACTATCCAGGCTTTAATATATCTACGCCAAGTGGGATCCCAGAT GAATGGCAGGTATTTGGTTCCATCCCCATGCAGCCATCTCAGCAGAAGGATGTTTTTGCTAACTACCTTTCTAATTTTCATGCG CCAAGTCCAAAATCTGGCACTAAAAGGGCTGCATCTCAGTCAAGCTCTCATCATTCAAAACGACCAAAAGAAGATAATGTGGAGGTACCAGCAACTGACATGGACCTAGATTCTG ATCTGGAAGTGTCACAAAGATCTCAAACTCCTAGCAGTTTTCAGTTCCAACCTCCGCTGCCGCCTGGACGTCCATCGATGTCAACTCCTCCTCCTTTACCAGGAGGAACACCTCCACTAAATCTTACATCAACTCAACCTTCAATACCCACCCGCTCTCCTAGGACTACTCCACCGTTGAATCCTTCCAGTGATGTTCCTCAGCCAAAAATAGTGGACTCAATCATGGATGAGGATACTCTGACCTTGGAAGAGCTAGAGGAACAGCAGCGATTAATCTGGGCAGCACTAGAGCAGGCAGAAAGCACAAACAGTGACTCTGATATTCCTGTTGATACACCTTTAACTGGAAATTCTGTTACATCATCACCATCTAGGAACGAAGTAGATCTTGTTGCAGAAGTAAGATCATCTGATAAGGTGATTACAGTGGAAACTAGGTTTTCCGACATCAGTGAACAGATAGCAGAAAATGAACGTTCTGTAACAAGTCCTAATCCAGGAGATAGTTTACTTAACTTGAAGGAAAATCCCGATAAAACAGATTCTGAAGGCTTGCTGGATAACACCATGCCTGCTCCCAACTGTGAGGTTAACAATGGAGAAAATACAGGTGGTAATAAAGTGGTCACAAGCATTGAATCATCTGCAAAAAACTCCAGTCTTGTTCCTGATATGAGCAAGTTTGCTGCAGGCATAACACCATTTGAATTTGAAAATATGGCAGAATCAACAGGTGTTTATCTACGGATAAGAAGCGTGTTAAAAAATTCTCCAAGAaaccagcaaaagaaaaagacttcaCCTTAA